Sequence from the Microbacterium faecale genome:
GCCGTGGAGCCACACGAGAACCGGGCGCCGCCCCGCGGTCGAGGGGGTCCAGACGTTCAGCGCGAGGCAGTCCTCCGACATCACCTCTGCGCCTCCCGGCTTCGCGTGGGCGCCGTGCTGCGGCGCGATGGGCGCGAACGCGACTGCCGTGCGGATGCCGGCCCAGGGCGCGCGTGGCTGCGGTGGGCGAAAGCGGCCGGCTCCCCCCGTCGGTGCGGCGTACGGCACGCCGGCGAATCGCAGAACATCTCCGTCGATGCTCCGGCCGCGAATCCGTCCGGCGGTTGTCTCCACGATGGGATCTCTCACGGTGTTCCTCCGGGACATCAGTGTCGCGCTCGGGCGTGACAATCCTGCCACTCGTCGATAGATAACACCATAAATGACTATCGAACCCAAAAATGGTATCTATTATGGATCTGGTGGAGGAGAACATGAACGGTCTTTCGAAGAACCTCGTCGGCGTCACCGCTCGCCTGCGGATCGATGATTTGCCGGCCGACGCGATCCGCGCGGCCGAACAGTCGCTGCTTGACGCGGTCGGAGTGTCGCTGGCGGCCGCCGGGCAGGACGCCGGCGCCGCACAGTTCGCCGAGTTGGCGATCGCCGAGGGCGGCCGGCCGGATGCGACCGTGTTCGGAACCGCGCATCGCGTACCGGCGGCTGCCGCGGCCTTCGCCAACGGTGCGATGGCGCACGCGCTCGACTACGAGGACTCCGTCGACGGCCTCCCCATCCACCCCCATGCGCAGACCGTCCCCGCGGTCCTCGCGCTCGCGGAACGCGAGGACGTGCCGGGAGACCGGTTGATCACGGCTATCGCGATCGGGTGCGATGTGACCGCCCGCATCGCGGCCGCCGCCGGGGACGAGATGGGGCGCCGCGGCTGGTACCCGCCCCCGATCCTCGGGGCGCTTGGCGCCGCGGTCGCGTCCGCGAACCTGCTCTCCCTCGACGAGGCGCAAACGCTCGACGCGCTCTCGCTGGTGATCTCACAGGCGACCGCGAGCGGCGAGGTGAAGTTCAGCCCGCGGTCGATCGTGCGCGGGGTACGCGATTCCTTCGCCGCCCACGCCGCCGTGCGCGCGGCCGAGCTCGCGCGGCGCGGCATCACCGGATTCGACGCGCCGCTCGAGGGCCGGTACGGCTTCTTTGCGACGTATGCGGGCGGCGTGTACGATCCCGATCCGATCCTCGACGGGCTCGGCACCCGCTTCTGGGGGACGCAGGTCAGCTACAAGCCCTGGCCGAGTTGCCGCGGCACCCACTCCTTCGTCGAGGGCGCGCTGCGGATGCGCGACCAGATCCGCGTCGACGACATCGAGCGCATCACGCTGTGGGGGGCGCCCGTGAACGCGATGCTCGCGGAGCCGATCGAGGCGAAGCGGCGGCCGACCGAGGCGATCAACGCGAAGTTCAGCCTGCCCTTCACGGTCGCCAGCGCTTTCGTGCACGGAGAGCTGTCCCTCGCGTCCTTCACCGATGCCGCCATGCGCGACACGCGCGTGCTCGCACTCGCGGAGCGTGTCACCTTCATCTCGGATCCGGACAAGGACGTGCCGGAGTCGATGACGCACGGCGAGATCGCCATCGAGCTGACCGACGGCCGACGCCTTCACGAGGACGTTCCGACCCCCCTCGGCAACCCGGCCTCGCCGCTCGGGATCGACGGGCTCCGGGAGAAGTTCGTCGACTGCGCGGCGCGTGCGCCGCGCCCGCTCGGTCGCTCAGCGGCGAACCAGATGGCAGATCGGATCCTCGCGTTGCGCGGCGCAGCCGGGCTGCGTGGCGAGCTCGGAGAGATCGTCGGCGCGGGATCGTTAGCGGTGCCGAACTCGCAACCGTGAGGCCAGTTCCGCGTCGTGAGGCCTCACCAAGTCGCGCATGCGCTGCAGTGCGATGGGGCCCAGTCCCTCCCAGAGCTCGACGAAGATGTCACGCACCGCAGACTGTGGCCAGTCGTCCGGAAGGAGCTCACGTGGCAGATCGGGATCGGTGAGCGCGATGTGACGCCACGAGGCGAGGACATTCGCGCGCAGAACAAGCGCATGGTGCGCGTCGACGCGGTTTGCCCGAACAAGCGAGAGCCACGGTTCGAACGTTCGACGGTACTGGTCGTAGAGGGTGCGAATCTCGTCGAGGGGGAAGGCGCCGAGCGGATCGAGGCCGCTTCTCTCCGGCGACTCGAACGTGGCGCGCATAACGGCCAGGCTGACATCGAGGTCGTCACCGATCTCAATAATCCGCGCAGCGTGATCCCGCGGCTGCACCCACACGGCGTCGGTGAGCGGGGCGAATCGGAGCCGCTCGAGTTCGCGGCGCAGCTTCGGGCGGAGGCCCCGGACCTCCTCAGGGATCGAGAACGTCACGACCGTCCACTTCCCGTCCCAGCGAGTCGGCTCCGCCCCGAACCCGACGTAGGTGCGCAGGCGCTGCTCGCGGTCGTCGAGGCCGGAGGGGTTGACCTTGTACGACGTCTGGCGGCCGTTGCGCACCTGCTCGAGCCTCCCGCTTCGCGCCACGCGGCTGAGGGCGATGCGCGCACCGGCCGACGTGATCCCGAAATCACCGAGCACGTCGACGATGGCGGCCGACGGCACGGCGCCCGCGTGGGCGAAATCGAAATCAGCGACCAGAGTGACGAGGATGTTCTGGGAGCTCACGCTCTGTGGCACCGAAATCGCGAGTTGAGCGAGATCCTCTGCGGTCGTGTCCATGTCGTTCCTCAGTCTGTCCATGTGGCGCGCGCGATGTAGTTGGTGGCATCGTCTGGTCGGTAGTATCCCTCAGATACGAGTTCGCTGACGCGCGCGCTCACGCGCTGCCGGTACGCGTCCTCGTCTCCGTATAGTTCCTCGAGCGTGCTGTGGTCGAACGGCGTCTCCGCCCCGCAGGGCCACTCGGGGCCGGGACCTGCGACGGCCGACACGCACGCGGTCGGCACGTCGACGTGGGGCGAGCGAAGGCCGCCGCGCGCGTGCCCGTGTTCGTCGCGCGCGATGCGCCCGCGCGGGTCGGTGCTGATCACCCGCCCTGGCGGCGGCGGCGTGCCCTCGAGCGACCATCGAAGCAGCGCGTCGACCGCGAAGTGTACGACGTGAGAGTTCGGGAAGCGGCTCCAGCGCCGTCCTTCCGGGAGGGTGACGGAGGGATGGGGCGGGGGATCGTCCCTGCTGTCGTTGTGGCCCATTCCCGCAACCTCGTACAGGCGGTACCGCTCGGAATCCGGACGCCGGTGAGAGAATCCGCGCACCTGGCCGGGGAGCAGGTGTGCGGCACGGATCTCTTCGAGTTCAGACTCGCCGAGCAGCTCGATGACCGGAACATCCAGGTCTTCCGGCGCATCGCCGCCCGAGGACATTGGGACGTAACCATCGAAGATGGCGCGGCCGTCACTGAAGCGTGCGTGATGCTCGGCGGCGAACGCGCGCGCGATTCCGCCTGACTGCGATAGTCCTCCGAGAAAAACGTGCGTGACTCCTTCGAGCGGAGTGGCACCGCCGCGCACCGCCCGCGCGAACTGCGCGATGATCTCCGGAGACTGGAGGTTCGAGCGCGACCACTTGGCGCGGAAGGAGTCCGACTCGCGTTGGACATTCTCGAAGGTGCGTCCGGTGGCCGCGTCCGCGCCGATGCTCGCTTCGGCTGGTCCTTCGTCGGGGGATCCGTCGACGAGCACGACGTCGGCGTAACGCGACGGGTCAAATCGTTTCAGCCTCGCCGGTGCCGTTGCTTGGGACGCGATCTCCGCCCAGGCGTGACCCCCGCTGATCAGGTAGCGCCGGGCCGCGCGCCACACGGATCGGACTCCCATCCAGTGCATCGGCTCGACGAGAACGGCGCCGCTGAAAAGCGCGCCGTTTTCGGGATAGCGGAGCAGTGCGCGCGTTGTGTACGGTTCACCGGCCGCGGTGCCGGAGACGAGAAGCTCGGCTTCGACGTAGCCCGCCGCGCCGAGCTCCTCGGAGCCGATGTCGTCATGTCCGAGCGGGAGCGAACCCTCCCGCGTCGGATGCAGTCTGACGGTGATGCGGTCTGCGCCCATGATCGGATGCCCCTTCGCACGGATCAATATTCATAACAATGACATGATCGATCGTACTCTCAAGGGATATCTGCTGGGCGCGCGACGACTCCGCCCTCCGCGCTCCCGGGTCAGGTGACGCGAACGGTGTCACCGTCCCAGGTGAACTGGGTGCCGAGCCCGGCAGTGCTGGTGATCGAGCGGATGTACTCCGTCACGCGGTCGCCCTCCTGCCCTTCGCCGAGTGGCACGGGGCGCGCGCGCTCGTCGATCCAGCACGGGATGAAGCCCGCCGCGAGGGTGCCGTCGTCGTCGACATCGAGCACGGCGATCGCGGTGTTGCGGCTCTCGGGGTGGAACGGATAACCGGGCGTGTTCGGGTCGGGTGAGAAGCCGAACATCTCCTCGCGCCGTCGTGCCCACGCCTTCAGCTCCTCGGAGTCGCTGTCGGGGTCGGGTGTCAGCGCCGAGGTGACGGTGACGAAGTTGCCGAGCCCGTGGAAGATGGCACGGCCCTTGTATATCTCGACGCCGCGCATGATGTGCGAGTGGTGCCCGACGACGAGATCCGCGCCAGCGTCGACCGCCGCGTGCGAGACCTCGTACTCGTAGTCATCGATCCGCGCCGGCGTGTGCCCGTAGCCCTTGTGGAGGGCGACGACGACGATGTCCACCTTCTCGCGGGTCTCGGCGATCGCGGTCTTCATCTGCTCGAGTGACGTGCGGTCGCAGAACGTGTACACCTGCGGCGGGTTGCCGGGGTTCATGTCGTCGAGGTCGTAGTGCGTGAGCACCTTGACGTACGCGGATCCGGCCTTCTTGCTCGTCGCCCAAGACTCGCGCGGTCCGACGCAGTTGAAGCTGAGGACGCCGACGGTCTTGTTCTTCGCCTCCGCGATGGCCGGGCGCAGGGCCTCGGCCATGTTGGCGCCCGTGCCCGTCGTCGCGATCCCGAATCGCTCGGCGTTACGCAGCGTGTCGAGGACGCCGCGCGTGCCGAGGTCGTACGCGTGGTTGCCGGCCACGGTGCCGACGGTGAACCCCGCGCGCGCCATGGCGCCGAGGGCGTCGGGATCGGCCGGGGGGGCGGGGACGGTGATGCCCACGACATCCGTCTCGGTCGTATGGGGCACCTCGATCTGGCCGATTGCCACATCGGCGGCCTTGATCGCGGGTGCGCTCGGAACGAAACGTTCGTCGTGCTCGTCGAGCTGAAGAACGATGTCTCCAACGGCTGCGATTCGCATCGTCATGAATCTCCTTTGATATCAACCAGATTGATATTATCGGAGGGGCGCCGCGAGGTCAACGCGCGGTCACTCGGGCGTCCTGTCAGCTCGCGTCGCCGTTGTGGTCGGCCGACCTCAGTCGCGCGGCCGCCAGGCGGGAGGGGATGTGGCGGGGGCGCACGCTCGACGTGCGCCGCGAGATGGCCTCGGCCTCGGCTTCGTCGTCGTCGAAGTATCCACCGGCGAGGACCTCCGCGGCCGACTGCAGGATCTCCCGGAGCGTCCCCTCGGGGTTGGTGCCCATCGCGCTGATCAGGCGCTCCTCCTGCTCGCGGAGCTGCTCCGTGCAGCGCGCGAGGACTGCCCAGCCCTCTTCGGTCAGCTGCACCAGCCGGATCCGCTTGTTGTGCGGGTGGTCGCCGCGCACGATCAGCCCCTGCTCGATCAGCTCGTTCGACACCGTGTGGGCCGCCTGGGCGCTGACGAACGTGCGGCGGGCGAGCGCGGCGTTCGACAGCGGGAGGCCCTCGCCGAGCACCTGGATCACGGTGAACTGCGAGAGGGTGATCCCCTCGGCCAGCGCGACGTTCTCGGTGAAGCGCGTGAACGCGCGGGCAAGGCGGTAGGCACTGTATCCGAGTCGCCCCGTCGCCAGTTCGCCGCGCGGGTCGCGCGTGATCTCATCCACACTGAGATCTTAGTCCTGTCGTCTGAACACTCGTCCGCGGGAGCACATTTGACCGAGAGCGCGCCGCTGGTCATGATCGATGTCATGGACGACAGCGGAGACCGCGCAGCGTTGCGCGGACCGGAGATGGTGTCGGGGCTCTACTGGGCGGTGCGCGAGAGCTTCGTCGGGTACGTCGCGGGCACCCCGGACGGCCAGGTGTTCGGCGACGACGGGGCCGAGACCGACGGCCAGGGCACCTTCCGCTTTCCGCTCGTGGCGACCGAGCATCACGGCGCGCGATGGCGGATTCGCTTCGAGGGCACGGTGCGCTTCCTCGCGCACGGCGGCATGCTCAACGTGACGCTCGCCTCCCCCGTCCTCGACCTCGATGCCGAGAAGGGGTCACTCTACGTCGCCGTCGGCGATCGCGAGGTCGCGATCCTCGACGTCACGCCTGCCGCCCCCGTCGAGGTCGACGGCGGATGGCGCGTGTTTCCGCCCCTCGCTGCACAGCTCACGCCCGCCGGATCCGCGCTGTTCGGCGACGTCTACGCGGCGGGCGAGCCGTTTGCCCCCCTGCAGGTCGCGTTGCCGGCCGACGCGGGGACCGCATGACGGTCGCGGGAAACCGCGCCACCGCCAATCCGGACGAGCGCGATCATCGCGGTCACCGCGCGCACTCCGGCGGCGGAGCGCGGCACCTGCTGATTACGTTGCTCGGAGATTACTGGTTCGCGCGAGATGAACTCCTGCCCTCCGCCGCGCTCGTGGACCTTCTCGCGGAGTTCGGATCCCAAGAGAACGCCTCCCGACAGGCCATGCGGCGGCTGATGCAGCGGAACATGCTCGTGCAGCAGAAGCAGGGGCGTACGACGTCGTACGGGATCCCCCAGGAGATCGTCGCGAGCCAGCGTCTCCGCTTGGCTCGCGCGGTCACATTCGGCGCGGATTTCACGGACTGGGACGGCGAATGGACCGTCGTCTCGTTCTCGATCCCGGAGCCGGAGCGCGATGTCCGGCGCGTGCTGCGCAACGGCCTGCGTGAACTCGCATTCGGCGATCTGCAGGACGGCGTCTGGATTACCCCCCACGACCGAGAAAGCGAAGCGCTGCACCTGCTCGACGAGCTCGGCGTGAGTCGTGGTCATGTGATGCGAGCTTCGTGGGCACTGCGGGATTCCGCCACAGAGGAGATCGCCGAGGCATTCGATCTTGCCAGCCTCGCCGACGATTACCAGCGCTTCATCGACGAGCTTGCGCCGAAGCTCGAATGGGCAGCGGCCGGCGCGGACCCGCGCGACGCGCTTCGTGTGCGGACACAGCTCACCAATGCCTGGTTGGCGTTCCGTCTCGTCGATCCGGAACTGCCAGCCAGCCTGTTGCCGGATTCGTGGCCGAGGCGGCGCGCGCGAGAAATGTTCCTCCGGTTATACGACCTGCTCGGCCCGGCGGCCGCTTCGCGGGTGCGTGAGATCCTCGCGGCACATGACGAGTCACTGTCCCGAATCGTGACGCATCACTCATCGCCGTCAGTCTCCTTCCGGCTGACGCCGGAGATGAATCGCGCCGTGTCGCGCGATCGCCGCGGGATGTGGTGACGGCCCGGATTCGTCGTCCTGAGGCATCCGTCCGGTTCGGTCGGTGTCTTCCGTCGCGCCTCGACGTCATCGACGTCGGCGCCGGGCTCTGACGGCGACCCATCCGGCATCCTTGACGAAAAATGTGACGCGCGTCTAACATTGCGTTACATAAATCTCGATCGAAGGAGACCGAGTGGCTGAGAGGTTGCCAGTGGCCGAAGACACGCGCGGTGGAGTCGACGCCGATCATGACCGGCCGGCGCCCGCGGTCAGGTTGAGCGGCCTGAGCAAGAGCTTCCGGCGGGCGGATGGCGCGATCGTGCGAGCAATCGACGACGTCGATCTCGACGTCGAGCCGGGTGAGTTCGTCGTGTTGCTCGGCCCGAGCGGTTGTGGAAAGACCACTCTGCTTCGAACGATCGCCGGGCTCGAGACACCGGATCGAGGGCGTATCGACATCTCCGGGCGCACTTTCTTCTCGAGCGAAAAGGGCATCGCCGAGCCGCCCGAGCGGCGGGGGATCAGCATGATCTTCCAGTCGTATGCGCTGTGGCCGCACATGACCGTGTTCAAGAACGTTGCCTACCCACTGCAGTCGCGACGCCGCGTGGCCCGAGGCGACATCGCCGACCGCGTGCGTCGCGCCCTCGCCCAGGTGGGGATCGGCGAACTCGAACGCCAGCATCCCGCTCAGCTGTCGGGCGGACAGCAGCAGCGCGTGGCGCTCGCTCGCGCGCTGGTCAGTCAAGACAGCCTCGTGCTGTTCGATGAACCCCTGTCGAACGTCGACGCCAAGGTGCGCGAGCAGCTGCGGGCGGAATTGTCGGAGATGCAGCGGGAGCTGGGATTCACCGCGATCTTCGTGACGCACGATCAGACCGAGGCGATGGAGCTCGCCTCGCGTATCGCCGTCGTGGACCGCGGGAAGGTCGCACAGTTCGGCACGCCGCACGAGATCTACCACCGCCCGGCGTCGCGCTATGTGGCGCGATTCATCGGCGCGATCAACGAGTTCGAGGGGCGCGTCACGGCGGTAGACGGCGACAGGGTGACGGTGGACACGCCGAGCGGCGAGATCGTCTCTGCACGGGATCACACCGGCGTC
This genomic interval carries:
- a CDS encoding MmgE/PrpD family protein, giving the protein MNGLSKNLVGVTARLRIDDLPADAIRAAEQSLLDAVGVSLAAAGQDAGAAQFAELAIAEGGRPDATVFGTAHRVPAAAAAFANGAMAHALDYEDSVDGLPIHPHAQTVPAVLALAEREDVPGDRLITAIAIGCDVTARIAAAAGDEMGRRGWYPPPILGALGAAVASANLLSLDEAQTLDALSLVISQATASGEVKFSPRSIVRGVRDSFAAHAAVRAAELARRGITGFDAPLEGRYGFFATYAGGVYDPDPILDGLGTRFWGTQVSYKPWPSCRGTHSFVEGALRMRDQIRVDDIERITLWGAPVNAMLAEPIEAKRRPTEAINAKFSLPFTVASAFVHGELSLASFTDAAMRDTRVLALAERVTFISDPDKDVPESMTHGEIAIELTDGRRLHEDVPTPLGNPASPLGIDGLREKFVDCAARAPRPLGRSAANQMADRILALRGAAGLRGELGEIVGAGSLAVPNSQP
- a CDS encoding PaaX family transcriptional regulator, producing the protein MDTTAEDLAQLAISVPQSVSSQNILVTLVADFDFAHAGAVPSAAIVDVLGDFGITSAGARIALSRVARSGRLEQVRNGRQTSYKVNPSGLDDREQRLRTYVGFGAEPTRWDGKWTVVTFSIPEEVRGLRPKLRRELERLRFAPLTDAVWVQPRDHAARIIEIGDDLDVSLAVMRATFESPERSGLDPLGAFPLDEIRTLYDQYRRTFEPWLSLVRANRVDAHHALVLRANVLASWRHIALTDPDLPRELLPDDWPQSAVRDIFVELWEGLGPIALQRMRDLVRPHDAELASRLRVRHR
- a CDS encoding alpha/beta hydrolase domain-containing protein; its protein translation is MGADRITVRLHPTREGSLPLGHDDIGSEELGAAGYVEAELLVSGTAAGEPYTTRALLRYPENGALFSGAVLVEPMHWMGVRSVWRAARRYLISGGHAWAEIASQATAPARLKRFDPSRYADVVLVDGSPDEGPAEASIGADAATGRTFENVQRESDSFRAKWSRSNLQSPEIIAQFARAVRGGATPLEGVTHVFLGGLSQSGGIARAFAAEHHARFSDGRAIFDGYVPMSSGGDAPEDLDVPVIELLGESELEEIRAAHLLPGQVRGFSHRRPDSERYRLYEVAGMGHNDSRDDPPPHPSVTLPEGRRWSRFPNSHVVHFAVDALLRWSLEGTPPPPGRVISTDPRGRIARDEHGHARGGLRSPHVDVPTACVSAVAGPGPEWPCGAETPFDHSTLEELYGDEDAYRQRVSARVSELVSEGYYRPDDATNYIARATWTD
- a CDS encoding CapA family protein gives rise to the protein MTMRIAAVGDIVLQLDEHDERFVPSAPAIKAADVAIGQIEVPHTTETDVVGITVPAPPADPDALGAMARAGFTVGTVAGNHAYDLGTRGVLDTLRNAERFGIATTGTGANMAEALRPAIAEAKNKTVGVLSFNCVGPRESWATSKKAGSAYVKVLTHYDLDDMNPGNPPQVYTFCDRTSLEQMKTAIAETREKVDIVVVALHKGYGHTPARIDDYEYEVSHAAVDAGADLVVGHHSHIMRGVEIYKGRAIFHGLGNFVTVTSALTPDPDSDSEELKAWARRREEMFGFSPDPNTPGYPFHPESRNTAIAVLDVDDDGTLAAGFIPCWIDERARPVPLGEGQEGDRVTEYIRSITSTAGLGTQFTWDGDTVRVT
- a CDS encoding MarR family winged helix-turn-helix transcriptional regulator, giving the protein MDEITRDPRGELATGRLGYSAYRLARAFTRFTENVALAEGITLSQFTVIQVLGEGLPLSNAALARRTFVSAQAAHTVSNELIEQGLIVRGDHPHNKRIRLVQLTEEGWAVLARCTEQLREQEERLISAMGTNPEGTLREILQSAAEVLAGGYFDDDEAEAEAISRRTSSVRPRHIPSRLAAARLRSADHNGDAS
- a CDS encoding HtaA domain-containing protein gives rise to the protein MDDSGDRAALRGPEMVSGLYWAVRESFVGYVAGTPDGQVFGDDGAETDGQGTFRFPLVATEHHGARWRIRFEGTVRFLAHGGMLNVTLASPVLDLDAEKGSLYVAVGDREVAILDVTPAAPVEVDGGWRVFPPLAAQLTPAGSALFGDVYAAGEPFAPLQVALPADAGTA
- a CDS encoding PaaX family transcriptional regulator gives rise to the protein MTVAGNRATANPDERDHRGHRAHSGGGARHLLITLLGDYWFARDELLPSAALVDLLAEFGSQENASRQAMRRLMQRNMLVQQKQGRTTSYGIPQEIVASQRLRLARAVTFGADFTDWDGEWTVVSFSIPEPERDVRRVLRNGLRELAFGDLQDGVWITPHDRESEALHLLDELGVSRGHVMRASWALRDSATEEIAEAFDLASLADDYQRFIDELAPKLEWAAAGADPRDALRVRTQLTNAWLAFRLVDPELPASLLPDSWPRRRAREMFLRLYDLLGPAAASRVREILAAHDESLSRIVTHHSSPSVSFRLTPEMNRAVSRDRRGMW
- a CDS encoding ABC transporter ATP-binding protein — encoded protein: MAERLPVAEDTRGGVDADHDRPAPAVRLSGLSKSFRRADGAIVRAIDDVDLDVEPGEFVVLLGPSGCGKTTLLRTIAGLETPDRGRIDISGRTFFSSEKGIAEPPERRGISMIFQSYALWPHMTVFKNVAYPLQSRRRVARGDIADRVRRALAQVGIGELERQHPAQLSGGQQQRVALARALVSQDSLVLFDEPLSNVDAKVREQLRAELSEMQRELGFTAIFVTHDQTEAMELASRIAVVDRGKVAQFGTPHEIYHRPASRYVARFIGAINEFEGRVTAVDGDRVTVDTPSGEIVSARDHTGVSVGDEVVALWRPERGHLGDAAHDRANRWSCTVDAAMFVGSHTEFSLTSGEQPIRIWSARSERARPGEEAVVGVDPEDVQVLPATDSTGVQQEDVA